A single region of the Brachypodium distachyon strain Bd21 chromosome 3, Brachypodium_distachyon_v3.0, whole genome shotgun sequence genome encodes:
- the LOC100841236 gene encoding uncharacterized protein LOC100841236, producing MHRLSSLSRPLLFLSFMAPAPPPPALARRVFPLLAAPSPPVHRVSRFPHASRNMASVGEAKGYEYESGKQDMRLLTSSSNNRPVITEGMNDIETIGIPKALVAHCGKTTLEVRDIIDGKHYVGEKNGAFCEEDGRITTNDHKGVIMVSDDEDMPSYPIEDVFPLHFVPNSRHRTGSIYKSKNIWTEKYRIMDHNETWLEARDCCIRDGTCIKHVPTCMLQICSLKLAKSPVDCGSIQLYGYIAVRDDLNPLRNYVVNISRDDPIVIEKGSLINMSGPKRGIGLCAYTLIEYDMKIKTGERERDDPQLIDGLSAIEFMEMWKCRTLTERIHGDCGAVDITLLFLENAVEATVEVLISEVQSSFNLRLGCFISKFNEEIQLFDGAIDGSPVLKRSVVAAVMHSWMHLKLKAGTESSSSAEHCCSFKVNNHGLATHEIKSDFALILVKVTWSTLPWGR from the exons ATGCAccgcctctcctctctctcgcgacctctcctcttcctctctttcaTGGCccctgctccgcctccaccagcGCTCGCAAGACGAGTTTTCCCACTCCTTGCGGCTCCCAGTCCACCCGTCCATCGTGTTTCCCg ATTTCCTCATGCATCTCGGAACATGGCCAGCGTCGGTGAAGCAAAAGGCTATGAGTATGAGTCTGGTAAGCAAGACATGCGATTGCTCACCTCTTCTAGCAATAACCGCCCTGTCATCACTGAAGGCATGAACGATATAGAGACGATTGGCATACCTAAGGCTCTCGTTGCTCACTGTGGTAAGACAACCTTGGAGGTTAGAGATATTATAGATGGCAAACATTATGTAGGGGAGAAAAATGGCGCCTTTTGTGAGGAAGACGGCAGGATCACAACCAATGATCACAAGGGAGTAATCATGGTCAGTGATGATGAAGATATGCCTTCGTACCCTATCGAGGATGTATTCCCTTTGCATTTTGTTCCAAATAGCCGTCACCGTACTGGTTCTATATACAAGAGCAAAAATATTTGGACGGAAAAGTACCGTATCATGGACCATAATGAGA CTTGGTTGGAGGCAAGAGATTGCTGTATCCGCGATGGAACTTGCATCAAGCATGTACCAACGTGCATGCTGCAAATTTGCTCATTAAAGTTGGCTAAAAGTCCGGTGGATTGTGGATCAATACAACTGTATGGATACATAGCAGTACGGGATGATTTGAATCCATTGCGAAATTATGTGGTCAACATTAGCAGGGATGATCCCATCGTCATTGAAAAG GGCTCTCTCATCAACATGAGTGGCCCTAAGCGAGGAATAGGTTTATGTGCCTATACTCTAATCGAATATGACATGAAGATCAAGACAGGCGAACGAGAAAGAGATGATCCACAGTTGATTGATGGTCTATCAGCCATAGAATTCATGGAAATGTGGAAATGTCGTACACTGACAGAACGCATCCATGGGGATTGTGGTGCTGTTGACATAACTCTATTATTCCTTGAGAATGCCGTTGAGGCAACTGTAGAAGTTCTCATATCAGAAGTGCAAAGCAGTTTCAATTTGCGTCTCGGTTGTtttataagcaaattcaatgAAGAAATCCAGCTATTTGATGGCGCCATTGATGGGTCACCTGTCTTGAAGAGGTCTGTGGTTGCTGCCGTCATGCATTCTTGGATGCATTTGAAGCTCAAGGCTGGCACAGAGTCCTCCAGTTCTGCTGAACATTGTTGTTCCTTCAAGGTGAACAACCATGGGCTAGCTACTCATGAGATAAAGTCTGATTTTGCGTTGATCTTAGTGAAGGTCACTTGGTCGACTTTGCCTTGGGGCCGCTAG